The proteins below are encoded in one region of Flavobacterium nackdongense:
- a CDS encoding penicillin-binding protein 1A — MASQKNNIQTKKVEKDINYYKNKFWKIFFYGLGGLLLFFLFASWGLFGSMPSFEDLENPDSNLATEIISSDGVILGKYFEKNRSQLKYSDLPKNLVDALVATEDVRFYEHSGIDGRGTLRAVFSLGTSGGASTLTQQLAKQLFHGEGSKFLPFRMVQKIKEWIIAIRLERQYTKNEIIAMYCNVYDFGNYSVGVSSAAQTYFSKAPKDLTIDESAILVGMFKNSGLYNPVRNPQGVKNRRNVVLSQMEKVGIISEDQKLKLQALPITLRFKLESHREGTATYFREYLRDYMKKWGEENKKADGSDYNIYKDGLKIYTTIDSRMQLHAEEAVEKHMANLQEQFFEEAKTNKNAPFVNISQAETDRIMKQAMKASYRWTVMAEMDKSEEEIIASFSQKTKMKVFTWKGERDTIMTPLDSIRYYKHFLQSGLMAMEPQTGNIKAWVGGINYKYFQYDHVGQGARQVGSTFKPFVYATAIEQLGMSPCDTILDGPFMIRKGRHHVTEDWEPRNSNNSYRGMVTLKQGLANSINTISAKLIDKTGPEAVIELTHKLGVKSQIPAQPSIALGAVDITVEDMVAAYGTFANQGVYVKPQFISRIEDKSGVIIYEPIPESHDVLNKDIAFAVIKLLEGVTESGSGARLRTQGGGSGDNRWTGYPYMFTNPIAGKTGTTQNQSDGWFMGMVPNLVTGVWVGCEDRSARFKSLTYGQGATAALPIWAYFMKKCYEDENLKVSKEPFDRPANLSIKVDCYTRRAVVKDTTAVEEETEEFEM, encoded by the coding sequence ATGGCTAGTCAAAAAAACAATATTCAAACAAAAAAAGTAGAAAAAGACATCAACTACTACAAAAATAAATTCTGGAAAATCTTCTTTTATGGACTAGGAGGATTGTTATTATTTTTCCTTTTTGCCTCTTGGGGACTTTTCGGATCTATGCCTTCATTCGAAGATTTAGAAAACCCGGATTCTAATTTAGCCACTGAAATTATCTCTTCAGATGGAGTCATTTTAGGTAAATATTTCGAAAAAAATCGCTCTCAATTAAAATATTCCGACTTGCCCAAAAACCTCGTTGATGCGCTAGTTGCAACCGAAGATGTGCGTTTTTACGAACATTCAGGTATCGATGGCAGAGGAACTCTAAGAGCTGTTTTTAGCCTGGGAACAAGCGGAGGAGCATCGACTTTGACCCAACAATTGGCCAAACAATTATTCCACGGTGAGGGCTCCAAGTTCCTTCCTTTTAGGATGGTCCAAAAAATCAAGGAATGGATTATTGCCATTCGATTGGAAAGACAATACACTAAAAACGAAATCATTGCGATGTATTGCAATGTCTATGATTTCGGTAATTATTCGGTAGGAGTAAGTTCAGCTGCACAAACTTATTTTTCAAAAGCTCCCAAAGATTTAACCATAGACGAATCGGCAATCTTGGTTGGAATGTTCAAAAACTCCGGTTTATACAATCCGGTTAGAAATCCGCAAGGTGTGAAAAACCGTAGAAATGTAGTGCTATCTCAAATGGAAAAGGTTGGAATTATTTCCGAAGATCAAAAGCTTAAACTACAAGCTTTGCCCATCACTCTACGTTTCAAATTAGAAAGTCACCGCGAAGGAACCGCAACCTATTTCCGAGAATATTTGCGCGATTATATGAAAAAATGGGGAGAGGAAAACAAAAAAGCCGATGGGTCCGATTATAACATTTACAAAGACGGTCTAAAAATATACACTACCATAGATTCCAGAATGCAATTGCACGCCGAAGAAGCCGTTGAAAAACACATGGCAAACCTACAAGAACAATTTTTTGAAGAAGCCAAAACCAACAAAAATGCTCCTTTTGTAAATATTTCGCAGGCAGAAACCGACCGAATTATGAAACAAGCCATGAAGGCTTCCTATCGTTGGACAGTAATGGCTGAAATGGATAAATCCGAGGAAGAAATCATCGCCTCTTTCAGTCAAAAAACCAAAATGAAAGTATTCACTTGGAAAGGAGAAAGAGACACCATAATGACGCCTTTAGATTCTATTCGATACTACAAACACTTTCTACAATCGGGTTTAATGGCGATGGAACCGCAAACCGGAAACATCAAAGCTTGGGTGGGCGGTATCAATTACAAATATTTCCAATACGATCACGTAGGACAAGGCGCGAGACAAGTAGGCTCCACATTCAAACCTTTCGTTTATGCCACAGCCATCGAACAATTGGGAATGTCACCTTGCGATACGATTCTCGACGGCCCATTTATGATTCGAAAAGGACGCCACCACGTAACCGAAGATTGGGAACCAAGAAACTCCAACAACAGTTACCGCGGAATGGTGACTTTGAAACAAGGATTGGCCAACTCCATCAACACCATTTCAGCAAAATTGATAGACAAAACAGGTCCAGAAGCCGTTATCGAATTGACACACAAATTGGGTGTAAAATCTCAAATTCCGGCGCAACCTTCGATCGCCTTAGGAGCAGTTGACATCACCGTCGAAGATATGGTGGCAGCCTACGGAACCTTTGCCAATCAAGGGGTGTATGTAAAACCGCAATTCATTTCACGTATTGAAGACAAAAGCGGTGTAATCATCTACGAACCCATTCCAGAATCGCACGATGTATTGAACAAAGACATTGCTTTTGCGGTAATCAAATTGCTCGAAGGAGTAACCGAAAGTGGTTCAGGAGCAAGATTACGTACGCAGGGTGGCGGAAGCGGCGACAATCGCTGGACAGGTTATCCGTATATGTTTACCAATCCAATTGCGGGTAAAACCGGAACCACTCAAAACCAATCCGATGGTTGGTTTATGGGAATGGTACCCAACCTAGTTACCGGAGTTTGGGTAGGTTGCGAAGACCGTTCGGCACGCTTCAAAAGCCTTACTTATGGTCAAGGAGCAACAGCCGCACTCCCGATTTGGGCCTATTTTATGAAAAAATGCTATGAAGACGAAAACCTCAAAGTGTCCAAAGAGCCCTTCGATAGACCTGCCAATCTTTCGATAAAAGTGGATTGTTACACCCGACGCGCCGTTGTGAAAGATACGACAGCCGTAGAAGAAGAAACAGAGGAATTCGAAATGTAA
- a CDS encoding gliding motility lipoprotein GldH encodes MRIRNSAVLVLVVILFFSCDKKRVFDEYKSVGTAWHKDSVVSFDLPQLDSTKRYNLFVTLRDNNDYKFNNLFLIVGLELPNGFTKVDTLEYQMANPDGSLMGDGFSDIKENKLFFKEKVRFRGKYKVNIKQAVRENGKVPGVTALEGITEVGFRIENIE; translated from the coding sequence ATGAGAATAAGGAATAGTGCCGTACTAGTTTTAGTTGTAATTCTCTTTTTTTCCTGCGACAAAAAAAGAGTTTTCGACGAATATAAATCCGTGGGAACAGCTTGGCACAAGGACAGTGTCGTAAGTTTCGATTTACCCCAATTAGATTCGACTAAACGATACAATCTTTTTGTAACTTTGAGAGACAACAACGACTACAAGTTCAACAATCTCTTTTTGATCGTGGGCTTAGAATTGCCCAACGGCTTTACAAAAGTAGACACACTGGAATATCAAATGGCCAATCCAGACGGTTCGCTAATGGGAGATGGTTTTTCAGACATCAAAGAAAATAAACTTTTTTTCAAAGAAAAAGTACGATTTAGAGGAAAATACAAAGTAAATATCAAACAAGCGGTTCGCGAAAACGGAAAAGTTCCCGGTGTAACAGCTTTGGAGGGTATTACAGAAGTTGGTTTTAGAATAGAAAATATAGAATAA
- a CDS encoding PSP1 domain-containing protein, with the protein MACTSCSTSDGGAPKGCKNNGTCGTDSCNKLTVFDWLSNMSLPNGETPFDCVEVRFKNGRKEFFRNTEKLTLSMGDIVATEASPGHDIGIVTLTGELVRIQMKKKGVNHSSTDIPKVYRKASQRDIDIWSAARDKEEPMKVRARELAIAQKLEMKISDIEFQGDGSKATFYYTANDRVDFRLLIKDFAKEFSTRVEMKQVGLRQEAARLGGIGSCGRELCCSTWLTDFRSVNTSAARYQQLSLNPQKLAGQCGKLKCCLNYELDTYMDALKGFPDFDTKLITEKGDAVCQKQDIFKGLMWFAYTNDFANWHVLKIDQVKEIIAENKLKNKVASLEDFAIVMVQEPEKHFNNAMGQESLTRFDQPKKKKKPNKKRKNGDNAIVANSTNEANTKNGANNNANRNNNNRPNNNKQNHNNNRPNNNTKQNNPSEKKPVVARKPIIITKNENKE; encoded by the coding sequence ATGGCATGTACAAGTTGTTCAACTTCTGATGGAGGCGCTCCAAAGGGTTGTAAAAATAATGGGACCTGCGGCACCGATAGCTGCAACAAATTAACGGTTTTCGACTGGCTTTCTAATATGAGTTTGCCCAACGGAGAAACCCCTTTTGACTGTGTGGAAGTTCGTTTTAAAAACGGAAGAAAAGAATTTTTTCGCAATACCGAAAAGCTAACTTTAAGCATGGGCGACATTGTCGCAACCGAAGCCTCTCCGGGCCACGACATAGGAATTGTGACCCTAACAGGCGAATTGGTTCGAATTCAAATGAAGAAAAAAGGTGTAAATCATAGCAGTACCGATATTCCTAAAGTCTATCGTAAAGCATCCCAACGGGACATCGATATTTGGTCAGCAGCACGTGATAAAGAAGAGCCGATGAAGGTTCGTGCTCGTGAGTTGGCCATAGCCCAAAAACTTGAAATGAAAATTTCTGATATCGAATTTCAAGGCGATGGATCCAAAGCGACGTTTTATTACACAGCCAATGACAGAGTCGATTTTAGACTTTTAATCAAAGACTTTGCAAAAGAATTCAGCACCAGAGTCGAAATGAAACAAGTTGGTTTGCGTCAAGAAGCGGCTCGTTTGGGCGGAATTGGGTCTTGCGGTCGAGAACTGTGTTGTTCCACTTGGCTCACTGATTTTAGAAGCGTAAACACCTCGGCAGCGCGTTACCAACAATTGTCTCTAAACCCTCAAAAACTGGCTGGACAATGCGGTAAATTAAAATGTTGTTTGAATTACGAACTCGACACTTATATGGATGCTCTAAAAGGGTTTCCAGACTTTGACACCAAATTAATCACCGAAAAAGGAGACGCAGTTTGTCAAAAACAGGATATTTTCAAAGGCTTGATGTGGTTTGCTTACACCAATGATTTTGCCAATTGGCACGTTTTAAAAATTGATCAGGTCAAAGAGATTATAGCCGAAAACAAACTTAAAAATAAAGTGGCTTCGCTCGAAGATTTTGCCATTGTAATGGTTCAAGAACCCGAAAAACACTTTAATAACGCCATGGGTCAAGAAAGTTTAACCCGTTTTGACCAACCTAAGAAAAAGAAAAAGCCGAATAAAAAACGCAAAAACGGGGATAATGCTATTGTTGCCAACTCCACCAATGAGGCCAATACAAAGAATGGCGCCAACAATAATGCGAATAGGAACAACAATAACAGACCCAATAATAACAAACAAAATCATAATAATAACAGGCCAAACAACAACACAAAACAGAACAATCCGAGTGAGAAAAAACCTGTTGTTGCCAGAAAACCTATAATTATTACTAAAAATGAGAATAAGGAATAG
- a CDS encoding DUF4397 domain-containing protein, whose amino-acid sequence MKNKFIKLTRALLPALVGIALLSCDDEHVFQQLEQPVAENAASVKFIHTAVGPAGTNFTINYFGNDNVKYTPVAISTGLPVGFGIGGTFPASINYSSVLAGNQKMKVVIPATTTVPESLLLTQDLNLEAGKRYSNFLVGFPTYTNYTIADDFSVASNSTLCYVRFINAITNTPTAGYDLVVTKTVPATSTTPSVVKEVAKFSNIGYLAGSTAFIAMEPNLQTESIAYAVQLRTAGTTTVIASTTITPRSSRIYTFFSRGFVGGLSAGAPSTTVNVPAITFYTNR is encoded by the coding sequence ATGAAAAATAAATTTATAAAATTAACAAGAGCACTTTTACCTGCTTTGGTAGGTATTGCATTATTATCTTGTGATGATGAGCACGTGTTTCAACAATTAGAACAACCTGTAGCTGAAAATGCTGCAAGTGTAAAGTTTATTCACACCGCAGTTGGACCAGCAGGAACCAATTTTACCATAAATTACTTCGGTAATGATAATGTAAAATACACTCCGGTGGCTATTTCGACTGGTTTGCCAGTAGGTTTTGGTATTGGGGGTACATTCCCAGCATCAATTAATTACAGCTCTGTATTGGCAGGAAATCAAAAAATGAAAGTGGTTATCCCTGCGACTACTACAGTTCCTGAAAGTCTATTATTGACTCAGGATTTGAACTTAGAGGCGGGAAAACGCTATTCTAACTTTTTAGTTGGCTTTCCAACGTATACCAATTATACCATTGCAGATGATTTTAGTGTAGCATCAAATTCTACCTTATGCTATGTTCGTTTCATCAACGCAATTACCAATACACCCACTGCTGGATATGATCTTGTTGTTACTAAAACTGTACCTGCAACATCTACAACTCCTTCGGTTGTAAAGGAGGTCGCAAAATTTAGCAATATTGGTTATTTGGCTGGAAGCACTGCATTTATAGCAATGGAACCGAACTTGCAAACTGAATCAATTGCTTATGCAGTTCAATTGCGCACAGCGGGGACTACAACTGTAATTGCCTCAACGACAATTACCCCAAGAAGTAGTAGAATATATACTTTTTTCTCTAGAGGCTTCGTAGGAGGCTTATCTGCCGGAGCACCAAGCACGACAGTTAATGTTCCAGCGATTACTTTTTACACGAATAGATAA
- a CDS encoding SusD/RagB family nutrient-binding outer membrane lipoprotein — translation MKRTMKIKTLLVAAGFACAAISCDDITDLNVNPSFPTEVSPVSLIAPIQQQMARGIQFDSRYLGSYTQYHSVSTAGNVWDRLGYSQNTDAGGEIWRMTYFAMGLNITRLQEGAIEAQRYDILGASKAMRAWSWQVTTDYHGDLLKFDQVFTQRLTFDYDNQETAYAEVQKVCADALADLARTDGGVNASYMAQGDKVYSGDRSKWIKFVNGILARNANNISNKSTYNPDKVIGFVDKAMASSADDFVIKFNGNITDDSNFYGPLRNNWSSFRQTDFIVRAMDGSIFTGAIDPRMARVLAPSVGSSETAPASAANPDPTKYTYNGNPLNTLAATTGTSRIPNLWGTYSVGLSTDIGRYLFRNNVDFPIMTYVEMQFIKAEAQFRKGDKAAALITYKNAVSNSIDFVNKYTIARTTFPITTAISAAEKAAFLANVNLIPTDNTKLTLSMIMMQKYVALYGFGYLETWTDMRKARYGTDIYPTLNTVPNPANGGLFLDNNGKLPYRVRPRYNSEYVWNFGALQAIGGDKIDYHTVEMWFMQP, via the coding sequence ATGAAAAGAACAATGAAAATAAAAACATTATTAGTAGCTGCGGGCTTTGCTTGCGCTGCCATAAGTTGTGATGACATCACTGATTTAAATGTCAACCCGAGTTTTCCTACGGAAGTATCTCCTGTTAGTTTAATTGCTCCAATTCAGCAGCAGATGGCTAGAGGAATTCAATTTGATTCTCGATATTTAGGAAGTTACACACAGTACCATTCCGTTTCAACTGCAGGAAATGTTTGGGATAGATTAGGTTATTCACAAAACACGGATGCAGGTGGAGAGATTTGGAGAATGACCTATTTTGCTATGGGACTCAACATCACTCGTTTGCAAGAAGGAGCGATAGAAGCACAGCGTTATGACATTTTAGGCGCTTCGAAAGCTATGCGCGCTTGGTCGTGGCAAGTTACAACCGACTACCACGGTGATTTATTGAAGTTTGACCAAGTATTTACCCAACGTTTAACTTTCGACTATGATAACCAAGAAACCGCTTATGCCGAAGTGCAAAAAGTGTGTGCCGATGCTCTCGCAGATTTAGCTCGCACAGATGGCGGCGTAAATGCCTCTTACATGGCACAAGGCGATAAAGTGTACTCAGGCGATCGTTCTAAATGGATTAAGTTCGTCAATGGGATATTAGCTAGAAATGCAAATAATATTTCTAATAAATCGACTTATAACCCTGACAAAGTTATCGGATTCGTAGACAAGGCCATGGCAAGTTCTGCGGACGATTTCGTTATTAAATTCAATGGAAATATTACTGATGATTCGAACTTTTATGGACCATTGCGCAACAACTGGTCAAGTTTCCGTCAAACAGATTTTATTGTGAGAGCAATGGATGGAAGCATTTTTACAGGGGCAATTGACCCTAGAATGGCTAGAGTACTTGCGCCATCAGTGGGTTCGTCTGAAACAGCTCCAGCTAGTGCTGCAAATCCTGATCCTACAAAATACACTTACAATGGCAATCCTCTAAACACGCTTGCAGCTACCACTGGAACATCCAGAATCCCTAATTTATGGGGTACTTACTCTGTAGGGCTTTCTACTGATATTGGACGTTATTTATTCCGTAACAATGTAGATTTCCCGATAATGACTTACGTCGAAATGCAATTTATTAAAGCAGAAGCCCAATTCCGAAAAGGAGATAAAGCCGCTGCGCTTATTACCTATAAAAATGCTGTTTCAAACAGTATCGATTTTGTAAATAAATATACTATTGCAAGAACTACATTCCCAATTACTACTGCGATTTCTGCAGCTGAAAAAGCAGCTTTTTTAGCGAATGTAAATTTGATTCCAACAGATAATACAAAATTGACTCTTAGTATGATTATGATGCAAAAATATGTAGCATTGTACGGTTTTGGTTATTTAGAAACTTGGACTGATATGCGTAAAGCACGATATGGTACTGATATTTATCCAACATTAAATACCGTTCCTAATCCTGCCAATGGTGGTTTGTTCTTGGACAACAATGGTAAATTACCATACAGAGTTCGTCCACGATATAATTCAGAATACGTTTGGAATTTTGGCGCACTTCAAGCTATCGGAGGAGATAAAATTGATTACCATACTGTAGAAATGTGGTTCATGCAACCCTAA
- a CDS encoding SusC/RagA family TonB-linked outer membrane protein: MKKKYLLLLLFFAGILTGFSQDITVKGKVSDPSGNALPGVNVLIKGTKNGSSTGGDGTYSIKAPKGAILEFSFIGFDTKDVKISGPSMNIVLNEGSQTLKEVTVTGSLGIKRSKSSLGYAEQTVAGKDIEQTQRPNFINSLQGRVAGLSVVSTSGAPGASAAVTLRGVGSLSGNNSPLYIVDGLPVSNQTLNQGLLISDQPNRNQDYTNRGADINPDDIESVTVLKGPEAAALYGIEAGNGAIIITTKKGKAGVGSVEFSSNTRIEQVYRFADTQTVYQRGTNGLNSTVNTQSFGERYAPGTKLYDNVSNFFETGIAHQNNLTFTGGTEALTYRLSVADLKQTGVVPTTAYDRLNITLNGSAKIGKKFKSDANFLYSKSTNIKASKGGGSFLNSLYLWPANDDARNYLQADGVTRRRITDLSVSTEIDNPYWEVFKNPAEDRTNRMVSNIGLVYDPASWLSITGRAGWDVTAQEGFRATHPQSNAGLSTGGFIENYVSNTTNTNTNIFAQARKSFGKFSTKLIVGNAINYNYQTVNSTSGSKFLEQDFLSINITDPTTQRSQQRIIRKKVIGFYGEATVDYDKILALTLTGRKDWTSTLPYGDNDFFYPSASLAFNFANIGSLRESDWLTVGKLRASYAQVGKDASAYDILSNFQPQLTTGAGFAYGVTGANADLKPEFKKSYEIGTELKFFKNRLGLDVAVYRQETEDQIIRNLRLSYGTGFVVQSFNFGTTRVEGLEATLTAIPIQTDNFDWNMMLNFTKTDSELLSLPSTLPEYYVSDTWLYSNVRAGARVGSPLTTLTGDNYLFNNAGQPLISGANGMPLENNNWPVIGDRNPDFVIGFQNTFNYKEFSLSFLLDIRKGGDVYNGTELLLYSNGLSTRTLDRETPRVLNGIVRDGLENSATPTQNNIQVTPYYQQDYYTTNFVDADFIEKDVNWLRCRDITLSYRLPSRFFAKSTFFRSIGINFTVTDAFMVTNYTGADPAVNGLNASTGGAGGAGMDYGVLSTPRGFNFNMKFGF, from the coding sequence ATGAAGAAAAAGTATTTATTACTACTACTGTTTTTTGCTGGAATCCTTACAGGTTTTTCGCAAGACATAACAGTAAAGGGTAAAGTATCTGACCCGAGTGGCAATGCGTTACCGGGAGTTAATGTTCTTATAAAAGGAACAAAAAATGGTTCCTCAACAGGAGGTGATGGAACCTACTCCATCAAAGCTCCAAAAGGAGCTATCTTAGAGTTTTCATTCATTGGTTTTGACACCAAAGATGTGAAAATTTCTGGACCTTCAATGAATATTGTTTTGAACGAAGGTTCACAAACCTTAAAAGAGGTTACTGTAACTGGATCATTGGGTATTAAACGAAGTAAAAGCTCTTTAGGATATGCAGAACAAACTGTGGCCGGTAAAGATATCGAGCAAACTCAGCGTCCCAACTTCATTAATTCCTTACAAGGTCGTGTGGCTGGTTTATCAGTTGTATCTACTTCTGGAGCGCCAGGAGCATCAGCTGCTGTAACTCTACGTGGTGTAGGATCTTTGAGTGGAAACAACTCCCCGCTATATATAGTAGACGGTTTGCCAGTTTCAAATCAAACGTTGAACCAAGGATTGTTGATATCTGATCAGCCTAACCGTAACCAAGATTACACCAATCGTGGTGCCGACATTAATCCAGACGATATCGAATCTGTTACTGTACTAAAAGGACCAGAAGCAGCGGCATTGTACGGAATTGAAGCAGGAAATGGGGCTATTATCATCACCACCAAAAAAGGAAAAGCAGGAGTTGGCTCGGTTGAATTTTCGTCCAACACCCGTATAGAACAAGTATATCGTTTTGCTGATACACAAACGGTTTACCAAAGAGGGACAAATGGTTTGAATTCAACGGTTAATACTCAATCATTCGGTGAGCGTTACGCGCCTGGAACTAAATTATACGACAATGTTTCTAATTTCTTTGAAACCGGTATTGCACATCAAAACAACCTAACTTTTACAGGCGGTACGGAAGCTTTAACTTATCGTTTGTCTGTTGCAGATTTAAAACAAACAGGAGTTGTACCCACAACGGCTTACGATCGTTTGAACATTACATTAAACGGATCGGCCAAAATAGGTAAAAAGTTCAAGTCAGATGCTAACTTTTTATACTCAAAGTCAACCAACATTAAAGCCTCAAAAGGAGGTGGGAGTTTCTTAAACAGTTTATATTTGTGGCCAGCAAATGACGATGCAAGAAATTATTTGCAAGCTGATGGCGTAACTAGAAGAAGAATTACAGATTTATCAGTTTCTACTGAAATTGACAACCCCTACTGGGAGGTGTTCAAAAATCCTGCCGAAGACAGAACCAATCGTATGGTTTCTAACATTGGCTTGGTTTATGACCCTGCTTCTTGGTTAAGTATTACAGGTAGAGCTGGTTGGGACGTTACTGCTCAAGAAGGATTTAGAGCAACACATCCTCAATCAAATGCTGGATTATCTACTGGTGGTTTTATAGAAAATTATGTTTCGAACACCACTAATACGAATACTAATATTTTTGCACAAGCACGAAAATCATTCGGAAAATTTAGCACAAAATTAATAGTAGGTAATGCCATCAATTACAATTATCAAACTGTAAATTCGACTTCAGGGTCTAAATTTTTAGAGCAAGATTTCTTGTCAATTAACATCACTGATCCAACAACACAACGTTCTCAGCAACGAATCATTCGTAAGAAAGTGATTGGTTTCTATGGCGAGGCTACTGTTGATTATGACAAAATATTGGCCTTGACCTTGACAGGACGTAAAGACTGGACATCTACTTTGCCTTATGGCGATAATGATTTCTTTTATCCTTCGGCATCCTTAGCATTTAATTTTGCCAATATTGGCTCATTGCGCGAAAGCGATTGGCTAACAGTTGGAAAATTACGAGCCTCTTATGCTCAAGTTGGTAAAGATGCTTCAGCTTATGACATTCTATCTAATTTTCAGCCGCAACTAACTACTGGAGCAGGTTTTGCTTACGGTGTAACTGGTGCTAATGCAGATTTAAAGCCCGAATTCAAAAAATCATACGAGATTGGAACCGAGCTTAAGTTTTTCAAAAACCGTTTGGGCTTAGATGTTGCTGTTTATCGTCAAGAAACCGAAGATCAAATTATTCGTAACTTGCGCTTAAGCTACGGTACAGGTTTTGTGGTACAATCGTTTAACTTCGGTACAACTCGAGTTGAAGGCCTTGAGGCCACTCTTACCGCTATTCCTATTCAGACAGATAATTTTGATTGGAATATGATGCTTAACTTTACCAAAACTGATAGCGAATTGTTGAGTTTGCCATCAACCTTACCTGAATATTATGTGTCTGATACTTGGCTATATTCCAATGTGAGAGCCGGCGCAAGAGTTGGCAGTCCTCTGACCACGCTAACAGGAGATAATTATTTGTTTAACAATGCAGGTCAACCGCTAATTTCTGGTGCTAATGGAATGCCTTTAGAAAATAATAATTGGCCCGTTATTGGAGACAGAAATCCTGATTTTGTAATTGGCTTCCAAAATACCTTTAATTATAAAGAGTTTAGTTTAAGCTTCCTATTAGATATTCGAAAAGGTGGAGATGTTTATAATGGAACTGAATTGTTACTTTATTCTAACGGTCTTTCGACTAGAACATTGGATAGAGAAACCCCAAGAGTGCTAAATGGCATCGTTAGAGATGGTTTAGAAAATTCAGCGACACCAACTCAGAACAACATTCAAGTAACTCCTTATTACCAACAAGACTATTATACTACAAACTTTGTTGACGCAGATTTTATCGAAAAAGATGTCAACTGGTTGCGCTGTAGAGATATTACTTTATCCTACCGATTGCCAAGTAGATTTTTTGCAAAAAGTACGTTCTTCAGATCTATTGGAATTAACTTTACAGTAACAGATGCCTTTATGGTTACCAATTACACAGGAGCAGATCCAGCAGTAAACGGTCTTAACGCATCGACAGGTGGTGCCGGTGGTGCCGGTATGGACTATGGTGTGCTTTCGACGCCAAGAGGATTTAACTTTAATATGAAATTTGGATTCTAA
- a CDS encoding ferredoxin: MVIVTLQRAKCIGCNYCVEMAPVQFQMSKKDGKSVLIKSVNAKGFFTLKSPDHSIAESCELAAKACPVKIISVKET; the protein is encoded by the coding sequence ATGGTTATAGTAACGCTTCAAAGAGCCAAATGCATTGGCTGCAATTATTGTGTAGAAATGGCTCCTGTTCAATTTCAAATGTCCAAAAAAGACGGGAAATCAGTTTTGATTAAAAGCGTCAATGCTAAAGGTTTTTTTACACTCAAATCGCCCGATCATTCCATAGCCGAAAGTTGTGAACTGGCCGCCAAAGCTTGCCCTGTCAAAATAATTTCTGTGAAGGAAACATAG